One genomic region from Streptomyces venezuelae encodes:
- a CDS encoding DEAD/DEAH box helicase translates to MNRSDRTNDTRRPAPSKGEFAPPVTVTPALPPADTFDAMELPAEVLRTLTDLGVTTPFPIQAATLPNALAGRDVLGRARTGSGKTLAFGLALLSRTAGRRADAKRPLALVLVPTRELAQQVGDALEPYAKALKLRTATVFGGVSINRQVVALREGVELLVATPGRLMDLVERRDCHLDQVRITVLDEADQMADLGFMPQVTELLDRMRPGGQHLLFSATLDHNVDLLVRTYLNDPVVHSVDPSAGAVTEMEHHVLQVHGPDKYATATEIAARDGRVLMFLDTKAAVDRFTRHLLGSGVRAAALHGGKSQPQRIHTLERFRTGAVPVLVATNVAARGIHIDDLDLVVNVDPPADHKDYLHRGGRTARAGESGRVVTLITQDQRKDVARLMADAGIRAKITQVRSGEAELSRITGAKTPSGVAIGGNAPVTPERSQRGAAFRGMGTVPGKPGRAKNESRRSAEARKQAEARQAARIRRGA, encoded by the coding sequence ATGAACCGCTCGGACCGCACGAACGACACCCGCCGCCCCGCCCCCTCGAAGGGGGAGTTCGCGCCGCCGGTCACCGTCACCCCGGCCCTGCCCCCCGCGGACACCTTCGACGCCATGGAGCTCCCCGCCGAGGTGCTGCGGACGCTGACCGACCTCGGTGTCACCACACCGTTCCCGATCCAGGCCGCGACCCTGCCGAACGCCCTCGCGGGCCGCGACGTCCTCGGCCGTGCGCGCACCGGATCCGGCAAGACGCTCGCCTTCGGGCTCGCCCTCCTCAGCCGCACGGCCGGCCGGCGCGCCGACGCCAAGAGGCCCCTGGCCCTGGTCCTCGTGCCCACGCGCGAGCTCGCCCAGCAGGTCGGCGACGCCCTCGAGCCGTACGCCAAGGCCTTGAAGCTGCGGACCGCCACCGTCTTCGGCGGCGTGTCGATCAACCGGCAGGTCGTCGCTCTCCGGGAAGGGGTCGAGCTCCTCGTCGCCACCCCGGGCCGCCTCATGGACCTCGTCGAGCGCCGCGACTGCCACCTCGACCAGGTGAGGATCACCGTCCTCGACGAGGCCGACCAGATGGCCGACCTGGGCTTCATGCCCCAGGTCACCGAGCTGCTCGACCGGATGAGGCCCGGCGGACAGCACCTGCTCTTCTCGGCCACCCTCGACCACAACGTCGACCTGCTGGTCCGCACCTACCTCAACGACCCGGTCGTCCACTCCGTCGACCCCTCGGCCGGCGCCGTCACGGAGATGGAACACCACGTCCTCCAGGTCCACGGACCCGACAAGTACGCCACCGCCACCGAGATCGCCGCCCGCGACGGACGCGTGCTGATGTTCCTCGACACCAAGGCCGCCGTCGACCGGTTCACCCGCCACCTCCTCGGCAGCGGCGTACGCGCGGCGGCGCTGCACGGCGGCAAGTCGCAGCCGCAGCGGATCCACACCCTGGAGCGCTTCAGGACCGGCGCCGTCCCCGTCCTCGTCGCGACGAACGTCGCCGCCCGCGGCATCCACATCGACGACCTCGACCTCGTCGTCAACGTCGACCCGCCCGCCGACCACAAGGACTACCTCCACCGCGGCGGCCGCACCGCGCGGGCCGGCGAGTCCGGCAGGGTCGTCACCCTCATCACACAGGACCAGCGCAAGGACGTCGCGCGCCTCATGGCGGACGCGGGCATCCGGGCGAAGATCACCCAGGTCCGCTCGGGCGAGGCCGAACTGAGCCGGATCACCGGCGCCAAGACCCCCTCCGGCGTCGCCATCGGAGGCAACGCACCCGTCACCCCCGAACGCTCCCAGCGCGGCGCGGCCTTCCGGGGCATGGGAACCGTCCCCGGGAAGCCCGGCCGCGCCAAGAACGAGTCCCGCCGCTCCGCCGAGGCCCGCAAGCAGGCAGAGGCCCGCCAGGCCGCCCGGATCCGGCGCGGCGCCTGA
- a CDS encoding 4'-phosphopantetheinyl transferase family protein yields MTPVTGEGRTALAAVATTGEVLAHPRLHEGLLEPWELRRLAATRVPSRRDDVLAARLLLRLCAARFTGRPPEESAPAQYCADCDRPGHGRPYLPDHPGVGVSLSHADGLVAAAVGPGAVGVDVEPATRRPGPLSVLGRVLPASAVRAAACAPDPGAALLRLWVREEARLKAGDGDLRVLAWTDPHRSAVAAVASAAPVTAFTLGPGPSPRISAPPGPTR; encoded by the coding sequence ATGACGCCCGTGACCGGCGAAGGCCGTACGGCGCTGGCGGCCGTCGCGACCACCGGCGAGGTCCTGGCCCATCCCCGGCTGCACGAGGGACTGCTCGAACCCTGGGAGCTGCGACGACTCGCCGCGACACGGGTGCCGAGCCGCCGGGACGACGTCCTGGCCGCACGGCTGCTGCTGCGGCTCTGCGCCGCCCGGTTCACCGGAAGGCCACCGGAGGAATCGGCCCCGGCCCAGTACTGCGCCGACTGCGACCGGCCCGGCCACGGGCGCCCCTACCTCCCCGACCACCCCGGCGTCGGCGTCAGCCTGAGCCACGCCGACGGCCTCGTCGCGGCGGCCGTCGGCCCCGGTGCCGTGGGCGTCGACGTGGAGCCCGCCACCCGCAGGCCGGGCCCGCTGTCGGTACTCGGCCGGGTCCTGCCCGCCTCCGCCGTCCGCGCGGCCGCCTGCGCCCCGGACCCCGGCGCGGCCCTGCTCCGCCTGTGGGTCCGCGAGGAAGCGCGGCTGAAGGCCGGCGACGGCGATCTCCGCGTCCTCGCATGGACGGACCCGCACAGGTCGGCCGTGGCGGCGGTGGCCTCCGCCGCTCCCGTCACGGCCTTCACCCTCGGACCGGGGCCTTCCCCGCGGATCAGTGCGCCGCCGGGCCCCACGCGGTGA
- a CDS encoding aminoacyl--tRNA ligase-related protein, with protein MSTTSSTALPDGGLKNPGPGLLTLDPVHTALLHGLDALLTGLAARLSAPEVVGPPLLSVEGLARLDYFRNFPHLGVSAGRFTPEALDGLAAGEDPAELPLRPTGHLLPSATCYGLLLSLEGRDVGEDGLRLSATGRCFRNETHYDGLRRLWGFHMREVLYLGTKQGAVEHLERGAEFIQEVAGRLGLDLTRATADDPFYDRGGSRARLMALDPVKHEFSAPDGTAIASVNRHRNFFGERLDIRAGAEGSAYSACVAFGVERWVHAMILAHGTPEQALARLRAARS; from the coding sequence ATGAGCACAACCAGCAGTACGGCCCTGCCGGACGGCGGCCTCAAGAACCCCGGCCCGGGCCTCCTCACGCTCGACCCGGTCCACACCGCCCTGCTGCACGGCCTCGACGCCCTGCTGACCGGACTGGCGGCACGCCTCTCCGCCCCCGAGGTGGTCGGACCACCCCTGCTGTCCGTCGAGGGCCTGGCCCGGCTGGACTACTTCCGCAACTTCCCCCACCTCGGCGTCTCCGCCGGGCGGTTCACCCCCGAGGCGCTCGACGGCCTGGCGGCCGGCGAGGACCCGGCGGAGCTCCCGCTGCGCCCCACCGGCCACCTGCTCCCCTCCGCCACCTGCTACGGACTCCTGCTCTCCCTGGAGGGCAGGGACGTCGGCGAGGACGGGCTACGGCTCTCCGCCACCGGCCGCTGCTTCCGCAACGAGACCCACTACGACGGGCTGCGCCGCCTCTGGGGCTTCCACATGCGCGAGGTCCTGTACCTCGGCACCAAGCAAGGAGCGGTCGAACACCTGGAACGGGGAGCCGAGTTCATCCAGGAAGTGGCCGGACGTCTCGGCCTCGACCTGACCCGGGCCACGGCCGACGACCCCTTCTACGACCGGGGCGGTTCCCGGGCCCGCCTCATGGCGCTCGACCCGGTCAAGCACGAGTTCAGCGCCCCGGACGGCACGGCCATCGCCTCCGTCAACCGCCACCGCAACTTCTTCGGCGAGCGGCTGGACATCCGGGCGGGTGCCGAAGGGTCCGCGTACAGCGCCTGCGTCGCCTTCGGCGTCGAACGCTGGGTGCACGCGATGATCCTCGCCCACGGCACCCCCGAACAGGCCCTCGCCCGGCTCCGGGCCGCCCGGTCCTGA
- a CDS encoding phytanoyl-CoA dioxygenase family protein produces the protein MTTPAPHGRPRHPRLHRAASDLPYFSADGESYLARTTLRELKKSRPLRVLSEADFAHWQTYGYVVVREAIPAEDARRLLDFAWDFQGLDPDRPESWYEDRPFRSELDQQLHVYGFVEAYHHQLLWNSRQSQRVYDAFVDVWDCEELWVTLDRLNLNPPNVKNRDRALIEPTDRGFDIELHWDIDTTLGVPPQRVQGIIALNDTRPETGGFQCDPELFRRFEEWKVAQPADRDPLRPAVDRTEFPVERPDLHPGDLLIWNGLLAHGVARNASENGVRAVQYLSMMPALEEHDRLRRSRVESWRHLRTPRWNRTLVGDPVLHESKRYPTAELTGLGSRLLGLTSWHETADAGASAAAHADAGRSGDGEPACAASA, from the coding sequence ATGACGACCCCCGCTCCCCACGGCCGCCCTCGCCACCCCCGTCTGCACAGAGCGGCGTCGGACCTTCCCTACTTCAGCGCGGACGGAGAGTCCTATCTCGCCCGGACCACCCTGCGGGAGCTGAAGAAGTCCCGCCCCCTGCGGGTGCTCTCCGAGGCGGACTTCGCCCATTGGCAGACGTACGGATACGTCGTCGTCCGGGAGGCGATACCTGCGGAGGACGCCCGGCGGCTCCTCGACTTCGCCTGGGACTTCCAAGGGCTCGACCCGGACCGCCCGGAAAGCTGGTACGAGGACCGGCCGTTCCGCTCCGAGCTGGACCAACAGCTGCACGTGTACGGATTCGTCGAGGCGTACCACCACCAACTGCTGTGGAACAGCCGCCAGTCACAGCGCGTGTACGACGCCTTCGTCGACGTCTGGGACTGCGAGGAGCTGTGGGTCACGCTGGACCGGCTCAACCTCAATCCGCCCAACGTCAAGAACCGCGACCGTGCGCTGATCGAGCCCACGGACCGGGGCTTCGACATCGAGCTGCACTGGGACATCGACACCACGCTCGGCGTCCCGCCCCAGCGGGTGCAGGGGATCATCGCGCTCAACGACACCCGGCCCGAGACCGGCGGCTTCCAGTGCGACCCCGAGCTGTTCCGGCGGTTCGAGGAGTGGAAGGTCGCCCAGCCGGCCGACCGGGACCCGCTGCGTCCCGCCGTGGACCGGACCGAGTTCCCCGTCGAACGGCCCGATCTCCACCCCGGCGACCTGCTCATCTGGAACGGCCTCCTCGCCCACGGCGTGGCGCGCAACGCCTCCGAGAACGGGGTGCGCGCGGTCCAGTACCTGTCGATGATGCCGGCGCTCGAGGAGCACGACAGGCTGCGCCGCTCCCGTGTCGAGTCCTGGCGGCACCTGCGCACCCCCCGCTGGAACCGCACGCTCGTCGGCGATCCGGTGCTGCACGAGTCCAAGCGCTACCCCACGGCCGAACTGACCGGGCTCGGCAGCCGGCTCCTCGGGCTCACCTCGTGGCACGAGACGGCCGATGCCGGCGCATCCGCGGCCGCACATGCGGATGCCGGTCGGAGCGGGGACGGAGAACCTGCGTGCGCCGCGTCTGCCTGA
- a CDS encoding cold-shock protein, translating into MATGTVKWFNSEKGFGFIEQEGGGPDVFAHYSNIASSGFRELQEGQKVNFDVTQGQKGPQAENITPA; encoded by the coding sequence ATGGCTACCGGCACCGTTAAGTGGTTCAACTCGGAAAAGGGCTTCGGCTTCATCGAGCAGGAGGGTGGCGGCCCCGACGTCTTCGCCCACTACTCGAACATCGCGTCCTCCGGCTTCCGTGAGCTGCAGGAGGGCCAGAAGGTGAACTTCGACGTCACGCAGGGCCAGAAGGGCCCGCAGGCGGAGAACATCACCCCCGCCTAA
- a CDS encoding AI-2E family transporter: protein MQPGTAPPVTPFLRTAAAYAWRLLIVGLLVYSLFAVLGRFHEIGVAVFLGLVITALLRPVADIVAKGLPRPLAVALTLLGGIALVLGVLTLVGEAVAGERTTLVREFRDGVDRIEDWLERPPFRLHPEVLTDVQARIGQFLSSHRSALVSEAVSGAGHVVAVFTTLALALFSAVFFIHAGDRQWAWFQGQLPRSVRGRVGIAGRAAWRTFTGYTHGIVLVAATNAVLVGLALWLLGVPLAVPLALLEFVAAFVPLIGSPVALAVAAVVALASQGPLVAVVVVALIVVMGQIEGHLLHPLVMSWAVRLHPLVVAISVIAGSIAAGIVGAVVAVPLVSVVWSVHTALRAARGTTRDGATGPL, encoded by the coding sequence ATGCAGCCAGGCACAGCACCGCCGGTGACCCCGTTCCTCCGCACGGCCGCCGCGTACGCGTGGCGGCTGCTGATCGTCGGCCTGCTCGTCTACAGCCTGTTCGCCGTCCTCGGCCGCTTCCACGAGATCGGCGTCGCCGTCTTCCTCGGCCTCGTGATCACCGCGCTGCTGCGCCCGGTCGCCGACATCGTCGCCAAGGGTCTGCCCCGGCCACTGGCCGTCGCCCTCACCCTGCTCGGCGGCATCGCGCTCGTACTCGGGGTGCTCACGCTGGTCGGCGAGGCCGTGGCAGGGGAGCGGACGACGCTGGTCCGTGAGTTCCGGGACGGTGTCGACCGGATCGAGGACTGGCTGGAACGGCCGCCGTTCCGCCTGCACCCGGAGGTCCTGACCGACGTACAGGCGAGGATCGGCCAGTTCCTCTCCAGCCACCGGTCGGCCCTGGTGAGCGAGGCGGTGAGCGGCGCCGGCCATGTGGTGGCCGTCTTCACGACACTGGCCCTTGCGCTGTTCTCCGCCGTGTTCTTCATCCACGCGGGAGACCGGCAGTGGGCCTGGTTCCAGGGGCAGCTGCCGAGGTCGGTACGGGGGCGGGTGGGGATCGCGGGGCGCGCGGCCTGGCGCACCTTCACCGGCTACACGCACGGGATCGTGCTGGTGGCCGCCACGAACGCGGTCCTGGTCGGCCTCGCGCTCTGGCTCCTCGGGGTCCCGCTGGCCGTCCCCCTCGCCCTCCTGGAGTTCGTCGCCGCCTTCGTCCCCCTGATCGGCTCGCCCGTCGCCCTCGCGGTCGCCGCCGTGGTGGCGCTCGCCTCGCAGGGCCCCCTGGTCGCGGTGGTCGTGGTCGCCCTGATCGTCGTGATGGGCCAGATCGAGGGGCATCTGCTGCATCCGCTCGTCATGAGCTGGGCCGTACGGCTCCACCCCTTGGTGGTGGCCATCTCGGTCATCGCCGGCTCGATCGCGGCCGGCATCGTCGGCGCGGTGGTCGCCGTGCCGCTGGTGTCCGTGGTCTGGTCGGTCCACACGGCGCTGCGCGCGGCGCGGGGGACGACGCGGGACGGGGCCACAGGGCCGTTGTGA
- a CDS encoding SAM-dependent methyltransferase, with translation MAQEQSTPVTVVSYPVGHVVGGRQEVRDDEWGDVESVVRLDAEAFGPEALAGLDAFSHLEVVYHFDRVQPEAVQTGARHPRGNTEWPLVGIFAQRGKNRPNRLGVSRCRLIRTDGLDLHVQGLDAVDGTPVLDIKPYMAEFGPQGATTQPEWADEIMRHYY, from the coding sequence ATGGCGCAGGAACAGAGCACCCCGGTGACGGTCGTCTCGTACCCGGTCGGGCATGTCGTCGGCGGACGGCAGGAGGTGCGCGACGACGAGTGGGGCGACGTCGAGTCGGTGGTCAGGCTCGACGCGGAGGCCTTCGGCCCCGAGGCGCTGGCCGGTCTCGACGCCTTCTCGCACCTGGAGGTCGTCTACCACTTCGACCGGGTGCAGCCCGAAGCGGTCCAGACCGGGGCCCGCCACCCGCGCGGCAACACGGAGTGGCCGCTGGTCGGGATCTTCGCCCAGCGCGGCAAGAACCGCCCCAACCGCCTCGGCGTCTCGCGCTGCCGGCTCATCCGCACCGACGGCCTGGACCTCCATGTGCAGGGCCTGGACGCGGTCGACGGCACGCCCGTCCTCGACATCAAGCCGTACATGGCCGAGTTCGGCCCCCAGGGAGCGACCACCCAGCCCGAGTGGGCCGACGAGATCATGCGTCACTACTACTGA
- a CDS encoding tetratricopeptide repeat protein produces the protein MPYGDGNGETPESGAGTDATDEAERTVAALRRAAAADPVRRLPELAYALLALGSLLAGDPDRHEESIGVLGEAARIYRGLAGDGTDQALVGLAVASHRRALGLGVVGRREEARTVALEAVGLWRRIVERRVEGARPELAAALVNLGNQLAETGRHHEALDRITEAVEIRRSLVDPASGAGRQELASALGDLGVKLGEMGRQTEALDALRVAVGTYRESGAAGGGRAAGPRGTGELAEHAAVSFAAARTLTGLGRTGEARPYFAEVAALRAEITAREPRAVAFLDHLLEGHGYRVTRDGGIQQEGTEGADPLGEIDRLNAQGLALADSGRVDLAADTLAEAAALGRSAAADGGTAGVVALARTLHNLGLVRAWSGRRPEALEAADEAVHLCRRHLFAAPDTLRPLLAEAADSLGSRLAVLGRHPDAVAPATEAVALYRQLAHTDPETYEGELARALNNLGIRLTDGDRHEEALAVTEQAVDLQRHLHRRDPEAHFEGLVHALSNLALRLARVERNDEVVRPTAEAVRLLGSLDRIHPSNDVAALAESLAWLAWYLGKHGHREAARDTARAAEELRRRVPKPGR, from the coding sequence ATGCCGTACGGGGACGGGAACGGGGAGACGCCGGAGAGCGGTGCGGGGACGGACGCGACGGACGAGGCGGAGCGGACCGTCGCCGCGCTACGGCGTGCCGCGGCCGCCGACCCCGTCCGCCGGCTCCCCGAACTCGCCTACGCACTACTGGCCTTGGGATCCCTGCTCGCCGGCGACCCGGACCGCCACGAGGAGTCGATCGGAGTCCTGGGCGAGGCGGCCCGGATCTACCGGGGGCTGGCCGGTGACGGGACGGATCAAGCTCTCGTCGGCCTCGCCGTCGCCTCGCACCGCCGGGCTCTCGGCCTCGGTGTCGTGGGACGGCGCGAGGAGGCGCGCACGGTGGCGCTCGAAGCAGTCGGGCTCTGGCGCCGGATCGTGGAGCGGCGCGTCGAGGGCGCCCGCCCGGAACTGGCCGCAGCCCTGGTGAACCTCGGCAACCAGCTCGCCGAGACGGGACGCCACCACGAGGCCCTCGACCGCATCACCGAAGCCGTGGAGATACGGCGCTCACTCGTCGACCCGGCGAGCGGAGCGGGCCGCCAGGAGCTCGCCTCGGCCCTCGGGGACCTCGGCGTCAAACTGGGGGAGATGGGCCGCCAGACGGAGGCCCTCGACGCGCTACGGGTGGCGGTCGGCACGTACCGAGAGAGCGGGGCCGCGGGCGGGGGACGTGCGGCCGGGCCGCGGGGCACCGGGGAGCTCGCGGAGCACGCGGCGGTCTCCTTCGCGGCCGCCCGCACACTCACCGGCCTCGGGCGCACCGGGGAGGCCCGGCCCTACTTCGCGGAAGTGGCGGCGCTCCGCGCCGAGATCACCGCGCGTGAGCCCCGGGCCGTCGCGTTCCTCGACCACCTTCTCGAGGGCCACGGCTACCGCGTCACCCGGGACGGCGGGATCCAGCAGGAAGGGACCGAAGGGGCCGATCCGCTCGGCGAGATCGACCGGTTGAACGCGCAGGGTCTGGCCCTGGCGGACTCGGGCCGGGTGGACCTCGCGGCGGATACCCTCGCCGAGGCCGCCGCCCTCGGCCGCTCGGCAGCCGCCGACGGCGGCACCGCGGGCGTCGTCGCCCTGGCCCGTACGCTGCACAACCTCGGTCTCGTACGGGCCTGGTCCGGCCGTCGCCCGGAGGCGCTGGAAGCCGCCGACGAGGCCGTCCACCTCTGCAGGCGCCATCTCTTCGCCGCACCCGACACCCTCCGGCCCCTCCTCGCCGAGGCCGCGGACAGCCTGGGCAGCCGGCTCGCTGTCCTCGGCCGCCACCCCGACGCCGTCGCGCCCGCCACGGAGGCCGTGGCGCTCTACCGGCAACTCGCCCACACCGACCCGGAGACGTACGAGGGTGAGCTCGCCAGGGCGCTGAACAACCTCGGGATCCGGCTCACCGACGGCGACCGGCACGAGGAGGCGCTCGCCGTCACGGAACAGGCGGTCGACCTCCAGCGGCACCTGCACCGGCGCGACCCGGAGGCGCACTTCGAGGGCCTCGTCCACGCCCTGTCCAACCTCGCGCTGAGGCTGGCCCGCGTCGAACGGAACGACGAGGTCGTACGACCCACGGCGGAGGCCGTCCGGCTCCTGGGATCCCTGGACAGGATCCACCCGAGCAACGATGTCGCCGCCCTCGCCGAGTCCCTGGCCTGGCTCGCCTGGTACCTGGGGAAGCACGGCCACCGCGAGGCCGCTCGTGACACCGCGCGGGCGGCGGAGGAGCTGCGCCGCCGCGTTCCGAAGCCGGGAAGGTGA
- a CDS encoding nitroreductase/quinone reductase family protein — MPTSFNQSVIDEFRANSGKVGGYFEGGDLLLLTTTGAHSGVQRTVPLGYVRHGDLLMVVASNLGSDKHPDWFHNLMAHPLVRVELGAEEFEALAVPAEGARRDRLFAHVVSVEPGYGEYQSNTARVLPVVVLERDAGSADERPAEVTSLADKIMEVHTWLRGQLGRVREEVDAHFAARAAHQGPGEPPAPGLGLQIRQRCLAFCQSLEFHHTTEDAHLFPGVEAYHPHLADVFERLRAEHRLFARLQRDLGGHLADIAGADPEAFRAELERMSTELTAHLAYEEEMLLPLLREVPFPPVRPTG, encoded by the coding sequence ATGCCCACATCCTTCAACCAGTCCGTCATCGACGAGTTCCGCGCGAACAGCGGGAAGGTCGGCGGCTACTTCGAGGGCGGCGACCTGCTGCTCCTCACCACCACCGGCGCGCATTCCGGAGTTCAGCGCACCGTGCCCCTCGGGTACGTCCGGCACGGCGATCTGCTGATGGTCGTCGCATCGAACCTCGGGTCCGACAAGCACCCCGACTGGTTCCACAATCTGATGGCCCATCCGCTGGTCCGGGTGGAGCTCGGCGCCGAGGAGTTCGAGGCACTCGCCGTCCCCGCCGAAGGCGCCCGCCGGGACCGGCTGTTCGCGCACGTGGTGAGCGTGGAGCCGGGCTACGGCGAGTACCAGAGCAACACCGCGCGCGTCCTGCCGGTCGTGGTCCTGGAGCGCGACGCGGGCTCGGCGGACGAGCGTCCCGCCGAGGTCACGAGCCTCGCCGACAAGATCATGGAGGTCCACACCTGGCTCCGCGGCCAGTTGGGACGCGTACGGGAGGAGGTCGACGCGCACTTCGCCGCGCGGGCCGCGCACCAGGGCCCGGGCGAGCCGCCGGCGCCGGGGCTCGGGCTCCAGATCCGGCAGCGGTGCCTGGCGTTCTGCCAGTCGCTGGAGTTCCACCACACGACCGAGGACGCCCATCTGTTCCCGGGGGTCGAGGCCTATCACCCGCACCTCGCCGACGTCTTCGAGCGGCTCCGCGCCGAACACCGCCTCTTCGCCCGCCTCCAGCGGGATCTCGGCGGACACCTCGCCGACATCGCCGGCGCGGATCCGGAGGCGTTCCGTGCCGAACTGGAGCGGATGTCGACGGAGCTCACGGCCCATCTCGCCTACGAGGAGGAGATGTTGCTGCCGCTGCTGCGGGAGGTCCCCTTCCCGCCCGTCCGCCCCACCGGGTGA
- a CDS encoding 4'-phosphopantetheinyl transferase, protein MIGELVPGSVATAWRLDDTEPVTLFPEETALVVNSVERRQQEFATVRLCARLALARFGVPEGPLTPGPRGEPRWPAGITGSMTHCEGYRAAAVARTADVVSVGIDAEPAGPLPDGVLGVVSLPEERRHLAALEARKPGVSWEKLLFSAKESVFKTWYPLTGRELDFDEAALEFTPDDGEGRTGTFDARLLVPGPMVGDAPREHFTGRWIDRGGLVITAIVLTR, encoded by the coding sequence ATGATCGGCGAGCTCGTGCCCGGATCGGTCGCCACGGCCTGGCGCCTCGACGACACCGAACCCGTCACGCTCTTCCCCGAGGAGACGGCGCTCGTCGTCAACTCGGTCGAGCGGCGGCAGCAGGAGTTCGCCACCGTCCGGCTCTGCGCGCGGCTCGCGCTTGCCCGGTTCGGGGTGCCCGAGGGCCCCCTGACACCGGGCCCGCGCGGGGAACCGCGGTGGCCGGCGGGCATCACGGGAAGCATGACCCACTGCGAGGGCTACCGGGCCGCCGCGGTGGCCAGGACGGCGGACGTCGTGTCCGTCGGCATAGACGCCGAGCCGGCCGGACCCCTGCCGGACGGCGTCCTCGGGGTGGTGTCACTGCCCGAGGAACGCCGTCACCTGGCCGCCCTGGAGGCCCGGAAGCCGGGGGTCTCCTGGGAGAAGCTGCTCTTCAGCGCCAAGGAGAGCGTCTTCAAGACCTGGTACCCGCTGACCGGGCGCGAGCTGGACTTCGACGAGGCGGCGCTCGAGTTCACCCCGGACGACGGGGAGGGACGCACGGGAACCTTCGACGCCCGGCTGCTCGTACCCGGGCCGATGGTCGGGGACGCCCCGCGCGAGCACTTCACCGGGCGCTGGATCGACCGGGGCGGACTGGTGATCACGGCGATCGTCCTGACCCGATGA
- a CDS encoding acyl carrier protein, translated as MERIAAWLHEKNPGLDGPIDVDEDLIEARLIDSMDFLEFIDLLEEISGDSIDLQEVTIDDFRTLGRVERRFLTRSGTAAARGGAAATG; from the coding sequence ATGGAACGCATCGCCGCGTGGCTCCACGAGAAGAACCCCGGCCTCGACGGCCCGATCGACGTCGACGAGGACCTCATCGAGGCCCGACTCATCGACTCGATGGACTTCCTGGAGTTCATCGACCTGCTGGAGGAGATCTCCGGCGACTCCATCGACCTCCAGGAAGTCACCATCGACGACTTCCGCACGCTCGGCCGCGTGGAGCGCCGCTTCCTGACCCGCTCCGGGACGGCCGCAGCCCGGGGCGGCGCGGCAGCCACCGGCTGA